From the genome of Tachysurus vachellii isolate PV-2020 chromosome 2, HZAU_Pvac_v1, whole genome shotgun sequence, one region includes:
- the pmp22b gene encoding peripheral myelin protein 22b has translation MLILLCGIVLLHIAILVLLFVSTIVNAWSISSAFSSDLWFNCTTINEVQKCNPADTGVWIQAVQALMILSIIFSVISLFLFFCQLFTLQKGGRFFLTGAFQIFACLFIMCGAIIYTVMKHTWVPPDRSYGFSYILAWLAFPLALISGLIYVILRKRE, from the exons ATGCTGATCCTACTTTGTGGTATCGTACTCCTGCACATCGCAATTCTGGTACTGCTCTTCGTCTCCACTATAGTCAAT GCCTGGAGCATATCTTCTGCCTTTAGCTCAGACCTGTGGTTTAACTGCACCACAATCAACGAAGTGCAGAAATGCAATCCTGCTGACACTGGAG tatGGATTCAGGCAGTGCAGGCTCTCATGATCCTGTCCATCATCTTCAGCGTCATCTCactcttcctgtttttctgcCAGCTCTTCACGCTGCAGAAGGGTGGACGCTTCTTCCTCACTGGAGCTTTCCAAATCTTTGCCT GTCTGTTCATCATGTGCGGTGCAATCATCTACACGGTGATGAAGCACACATGGGTTCCTCCGGACCGGTCATACGGTTTTTCCTACATTCTGGCCTGGTTGGCTTTTCCTCTGGCGCTCATCAGTGGCTTAATTTATGTCATCTTGAGGAAACGGGAATGA